Proteins from one Pseudarthrobacter sp. BIM B-2242 genomic window:
- a CDS encoding DedA family protein yields the protein MDFGNADSWGAAIYFWIIPVVLGDAIFPPVPSEMVVITGGALSAEGKANYFLVAALSAAASWIGDMVVFQLFKRRLSHVLDRWRWGRKIHHGIHDAIAKAGRSSTYGAIIGARFIPGGRLATSAAAGIADVSVRGFSLCAGLGAVLWASWLVGLGYFTGSATRLPFWASSLIGVGLGLVIGAVVGVIVTRRRGTRSPVDEPPPVIEPAPGD from the coding sequence ATGGACTTCGGCAACGCGGACAGCTGGGGGGCGGCGATCTATTTTTGGATCATCCCCGTGGTGCTCGGTGACGCCATTTTTCCTCCCGTCCCGTCCGAGATGGTGGTAATCACCGGCGGCGCGCTCTCTGCTGAGGGAAAGGCAAACTACTTCCTCGTCGCAGCCCTGTCCGCGGCGGCGTCGTGGATCGGCGACATGGTGGTTTTCCAGCTCTTCAAGCGGCGGCTCAGCCACGTCCTTGACCGGTGGCGCTGGGGCAGGAAAATCCACCACGGCATCCACGATGCGATCGCCAAGGCAGGCCGCTCCTCCACTTATGGGGCCATCATCGGCGCCCGTTTCATCCCGGGCGGACGGCTGGCGACGTCGGCCGCAGCAGGTATTGCCGATGTGTCCGTCCGCGGCTTCAGCCTCTGCGCCGGGCTTGGTGCGGTTTTGTGGGCCAGCTGGCTTGTGGGCCTGGGCTACTTCACGGGATCGGCAACCAGGCTGCCGTTTTGGGCCAGTTCCCTCATCGGGGTGGGGCTGGGCCTGGTGATCGGCGCCGTCGTCGGAGTCATCGTCACGCGCCGCCGCGGCACCCGTTCCCCGGTCGACGAACCCCCGCCGGTGATTGAGCCCGCGCCCGGCGACTAA
- a CDS encoding bacterial transcriptional activator domain-containing protein: MAGLLWPKSSETQAAGNLRTTVWCISHAFPHLLQTGPDTLELEESVCVDVAALQRRVAQMYAQPEARIPDNYLDHLSKAELLPGWYDDWVIFEQERLRQMRLSALERMARQHLAAGEADNAVIAALSAASIEPLRESAHFLLVKAHLAAGNRAAAVRAFTMFASRLESELGVLPSNQLSGLVSEFRPRVGLVSGGM; encoded by the coding sequence TTGGCAGGCCTTTTGTGGCCGAAGAGCAGCGAAACGCAGGCAGCGGGAAACCTTCGCACCACAGTCTGGTGCATCTCCCATGCGTTCCCGCACCTCCTGCAGACCGGGCCCGACACGCTGGAACTGGAGGAATCGGTCTGTGTGGATGTCGCAGCCCTGCAGCGGCGCGTCGCGCAGATGTACGCGCAGCCTGAGGCCCGGATCCCCGATAACTACCTGGACCATCTGAGCAAGGCCGAGCTACTGCCCGGCTGGTATGACGACTGGGTGATCTTCGAGCAGGAGCGGCTCCGGCAAATGCGCCTCAGCGCCCTCGAACGAATGGCACGGCAGCATCTGGCGGCGGGTGAAGCGGACAACGCAGTCATCGCGGCGCTGTCGGCGGCGAGCATCGAGCCCCTCAGGGAATCGGCGCACTTCCTGCTGGTTAAGGCCCATCTTGCCGCGGGAAACAGGGCAGCTGCAGTCCGAGCCTTCACGATGTTTGCCAGCCGGTTGGAAAGTGAACTTGGCGTCCTGCCCTCAAACCAGCTAAGCGGGCTTGTTTCGGAATTCCGTCCCCGCGTCGGGCTGGTTTCCGGCGGCATGTAA
- a CDS encoding O-acetyl-ADP-ribose deacetylase: MRIDILQADITTRAVDAIVNAANSSLLGGGGVDGAIHRAAGPELLAACRALRETELPHGLGVGAAVATPAFRLPARWIIHTVGPNRRAGQTNRALLVSCFSESLRLADSLSAASVAFPAVGGGVYGWAGRQVAEAAYDAVNGFGASHPSSALEAVEFVLFSAGMEEDFSAVFDQGGV; the protein is encoded by the coding sequence ATGCGGATCGATATTCTCCAGGCCGACATCACCACCCGGGCCGTGGACGCGATTGTGAACGCGGCCAATTCCTCGCTGCTGGGCGGCGGCGGGGTGGACGGCGCCATCCACCGGGCAGCCGGGCCTGAGCTGTTGGCAGCCTGCCGCGCACTCCGCGAGACCGAGCTGCCGCACGGGCTCGGAGTGGGTGCCGCCGTAGCCACTCCCGCGTTCCGGCTCCCGGCCCGCTGGATCATCCACACTGTGGGGCCGAACCGGCGTGCCGGGCAGACCAACCGTGCGCTGCTCGTCTCGTGCTTCAGTGAAAGCCTGCGGCTGGCGGATTCGCTCAGCGCCGCGTCGGTCGCGTTTCCGGCGGTGGGCGGCGGCGTTTACGGCTGGGCCGGCCGGCAGGTGGCAGAGGCCGCGTACGACGCCGTTAACGGCTTTGGTGCCTCGCATCCTTCCAGCGCACTCGAGGCGGTGGAGTTCGTGCTGTTCAGTGCCGGGATGGAGGAAGACTTCAGCGCGGTGTTTGATCAGGGCGGCGTTTGA
- a CDS encoding RluA family pseudouridine synthase, whose protein sequence is MQSPLPVRDGVNATRLRLPDEGPWTTAMDYMMHRWGHIDPQGIEDRFDAGEIVGEGGIPLDRATKLDDHTFIWYYRTLPPETRIPVDISILHQDEHLLVVDKPHFLPTTPGGTYIQESALVRLRNQLDLPDLIPMHRLDRMTAGVLLLSTNPETRGKYQVLFEKRQVQKEYECVSAAEPADGYPAVDYPVVVRNRMTKSRSYLLAEVIDGEPNAETRIERLETFDGSASGGAGVTNAASRLARYRLEPHSGKTHQLRVHMASLGLGIVNDSFYPDLLDKAPDDYTKPLQLLARGIRFVDPISKQPVEYRSRLELSEAAQTPP, encoded by the coding sequence ATGCAATCCCCCCTCCCCGTGCGCGACGGCGTCAACGCCACCCGCCTGCGCCTCCCGGACGAGGGGCCGTGGACCACCGCGATGGACTACATGATGCACCGCTGGGGGCACATCGATCCGCAGGGCATCGAGGACAGGTTCGACGCCGGCGAGATCGTTGGCGAGGGCGGCATCCCCTTGGACCGTGCCACGAAGCTCGATGACCACACCTTCATCTGGTACTACCGCACGCTGCCGCCGGAGACCCGCATCCCCGTGGACATCAGCATCCTCCACCAGGACGAGCACCTGCTGGTGGTGGACAAGCCGCACTTCCTGCCCACCACCCCCGGCGGCACCTACATCCAGGAATCCGCCCTGGTCCGGCTGCGGAACCAGCTGGACCTGCCGGACCTCATTCCCATGCACCGCCTGGACCGGATGACCGCCGGTGTCCTGCTGCTGTCCACCAACCCCGAAACCCGCGGCAAGTACCAGGTGCTCTTCGAAAAGCGGCAGGTGCAGAAGGAATACGAATGCGTTTCCGCAGCCGAGCCCGCTGACGGCTACCCGGCGGTCGACTACCCCGTAGTGGTCCGCAACCGGATGACCAAGTCGCGCAGCTACCTGCTGGCCGAGGTCATTGACGGGGAACCGAACGCAGAGACCCGCATTGAACGGCTGGAAACTTTCGACGGCAGCGCGTCCGGGGGTGCCGGTGTCACCAATGCTGCTTCCCGGCTCGCGCGGTACCGGCTGGAGCCGCACTCCGGAAAGACACACCAGCTGAGGGTGCACATGGCCTCGCTGGGCCTTGGCATCGTCAACGATTCCTTTTATCCCGACCTGTTGGACAAGGCGCCGGACGACTACACCAAACCGCTGCAGCTCCTGGCCCGCGGCATCCGTTTCGTGGACCCGATCAGCAAACAGCCCGTGGAATACCGCAGTCGGCTGGAGCTCAGCGAGGCGGCTCAAACGCCGCCCTGA
- a CDS encoding helix-turn-helix domain-containing protein, translating into MLDIEVIEDPAAAEASLDPIRTRILRELAEPGSATQLAAKAGLPRQKVNYHLKALERHGLVELVEERRKGNVTERVLQATAASYLISPVALASVAPDPHRFSDRFSAFWLLALAGRMVQEVGKLIAGAAVARQKLATFAIDGEITFRTAADRAAFAEELGVAVTRLVDKYHEGGAPRGSAGGGRKHRLVVALHPALKTPTKTLSAKEQDND; encoded by the coding sequence ATGTTGGACATCGAAGTGATCGAGGACCCGGCCGCGGCGGAAGCGTCGCTGGATCCGATCCGCACCCGCATCCTCCGGGAGCTGGCGGAGCCGGGATCGGCCACACAGCTTGCGGCCAAGGCGGGACTGCCGCGGCAGAAGGTCAACTATCACCTGAAGGCCCTCGAACGGCACGGGCTGGTGGAGCTGGTGGAGGAGCGCCGCAAGGGCAACGTCACCGAACGCGTCCTCCAGGCGACGGCGGCCTCCTACCTGATCTCACCCGTGGCCCTCGCATCGGTGGCACCGGACCCGCACCGGTTCTCCGACCGCTTCTCCGCCTTCTGGCTGCTGGCACTCGCCGGCCGGATGGTCCAGGAGGTGGGCAAGCTGATCGCCGGTGCCGCAGTGGCCCGGCAAAAGCTCGCCACGTTCGCTATCGACGGCGAGATTACGTTCCGCACCGCCGCAGACAGGGCCGCTTTTGCCGAGGAGCTCGGCGTTGCGGTGACCCGGCTGGTGGACAAATATCACGAGGGCGGCGCCCCGCGGGGGAGCGCGGGCGGCGGGCGGAAGCACCGGCTCGTCGTCGCGCTTCACCCCGCACTCAAGACCCCTACCAAAACCCTTTCAGCGAAGGAGCAGGACAATGACTGA
- a CDS encoding SRPBCC domain-containing protein, protein MTDKREFEIVYDTELPGTPERVWEAVTSGTPAWMFPTDQWPDVKTVKEFPTHLVSRMDGPDGWFNQLEHVLEPLEGGRAKLHYVHSGIFADNWDGQYDGASKHTAFYLHTLGQYLAHFDGKPVVFTDIQAPAALQTPDGFERLKKAIGVEAAAQGSPVDVTLDGVGRLTGEVDFANENFLGLRTADTMYRFFGRNAFGAPVGMTVHDFSGSGDSETTAKAWGGFLAKVYA, encoded by the coding sequence ATGACTGACAAACGCGAATTTGAGATCGTCTACGACACCGAGCTGCCGGGCACTCCCGAGCGCGTCTGGGAGGCGGTGACCAGCGGCACGCCGGCCTGGATGTTCCCCACCGACCAGTGGCCGGACGTCAAGACCGTGAAGGAATTCCCCACCCACCTCGTTTCCCGGATGGACGGCCCGGATGGCTGGTTCAACCAGCTGGAGCATGTCCTCGAGCCGCTCGAGGGTGGCCGCGCCAAGCTCCACTATGTGCACAGCGGGATCTTCGCCGACAACTGGGACGGGCAGTACGACGGCGCCAGCAAGCACACCGCGTTCTACCTGCACACCCTCGGCCAGTATCTGGCTCACTTCGACGGCAAACCGGTGGTGTTCACGGACATTCAGGCGCCGGCGGCCTTGCAGACCCCGGACGGGTTTGAGCGGCTGAAGAAGGCGATCGGCGTTGAGGCTGCGGCCCAGGGTTCGCCAGTGGATGTGACGCTCGACGGCGTGGGGCGGCTTACCGGGGAAGTGGACTTCGCCAATGAGAACTTCCTGGGGCTGCGGACCGCGGACACGATGTATCGGTTCTTCGGCCGTAACGCCTTCGGTGCGCCGGTGGGCATGACGGTGCACGACTTCAGCGGCAGCGGCGACTCCGAGACCACGGCCAAGGCCTGGGGCGGGTTCCTTGCGAAGGTCTACGCGTAG
- a CDS encoding PLP-dependent aminotransferase family protein, which translates to MSASLSPPALARLLGAWHLGAAPAYRELADVVRLLIMDGRIPLEVALPSERALAEALGLSRTTVTAAYAALREQGFLSGGQGSRGRTGIPHRTVPVSAPGVALPDGILDLAYASLPAAGEVVHRAFADALSDLPALLPGFGYDAVGFPALREAIADRYTAAGVPTTPSQILVTSGAQHALNIVLRTLAGRQHKVLVDHPTYPNALDAIRASGSRIIPVPLPPATSAGAPSAAVEAATPGWDMDMMVAALQEQRPAMAYVVPDFHNPTGRLMSDLQRRRLVRAAAAAGTVLVVDETLRELNLDGATTSPLAAFSPAVVSIGSLSKSHWAGLRTGWIRAEEDLLGRFIATRTTMDLGGPVVEQLAAAGMVRSLDEPLGARLATLRGNRAVLLDLLADHLPDWQPERPAGGLTVWCRLPAASSTALTVIAPEFGIRLAAGPRFGAGGAFEQYLRVPFTLPPDKLEKAVRALRSAQDRLDAAPQLRRTLTNAPAVAIA; encoded by the coding sequence GTGTCCGCTTCACTGAGTCCGCCTGCTCTGGCCCGCCTCCTGGGCGCGTGGCACCTCGGCGCCGCACCGGCCTACCGCGAGCTTGCCGACGTCGTACGCCTTTTGATCATGGACGGCCGCATCCCGCTGGAGGTCGCGCTGCCAAGCGAGCGCGCACTGGCCGAGGCTTTGGGCCTGAGCCGGACAACTGTCACCGCCGCTTATGCGGCGCTGCGGGAGCAAGGATTCCTCAGCGGGGGCCAAGGCAGCCGCGGCCGGACCGGCATTCCGCACCGCACAGTGCCGGTCAGCGCGCCCGGAGTTGCCCTGCCTGACGGAATCCTGGACCTGGCCTACGCCTCGCTTCCCGCCGCCGGCGAGGTGGTGCATCGCGCTTTTGCGGATGCCTTGTCGGACCTGCCGGCCTTGCTGCCCGGCTTCGGCTACGACGCGGTGGGGTTTCCCGCACTCCGGGAAGCCATCGCGGACCGCTACACCGCCGCGGGTGTGCCCACAACGCCCAGCCAGATCCTGGTGACCTCCGGCGCGCAGCACGCCCTGAACATCGTGTTGCGGACCCTTGCCGGCCGGCAGCACAAAGTCCTGGTGGACCATCCCACCTACCCCAACGCGCTCGACGCCATCCGCGCCTCCGGCTCGCGGATCATCCCGGTGCCGCTTCCGCCGGCCACTAGTGCGGGGGCGCCGTCGGCTGCCGTGGAGGCGGCAACCCCGGGTTGGGACATGGACATGATGGTGGCCGCGCTGCAGGAACAACGCCCCGCCATGGCATACGTGGTCCCGGACTTCCACAACCCCACAGGCCGGCTGATGTCCGATCTCCAGCGCCGCCGCCTGGTGCGCGCCGCCGCGGCCGCCGGGACGGTGCTGGTGGTGGACGAAACACTGCGGGAGTTAAACCTCGACGGCGCCACCACCTCCCCACTGGCAGCGTTCAGTCCCGCCGTGGTGTCCATCGGATCGCTCAGCAAGTCGCATTGGGCGGGGCTGCGCACCGGCTGGATCCGGGCCGAGGAAGACCTCCTGGGCCGCTTTATTGCCACCCGGACCACCATGGACCTGGGCGGGCCCGTGGTTGAACAGTTGGCCGCGGCAGGGATGGTGCGGTCCCTGGACGAGCCGCTCGGCGCACGGCTTGCCACGCTGCGCGGGAACCGGGCGGTTCTGCTGGACCTGCTGGCCGACCATCTACCGGACTGGCAGCCCGAGCGGCCGGCCGGTGGCCTCACGGTCTGGTGCCGGCTGCCCGCCGCTTCGAGCACAGCGCTCACCGTCATCGCACCCGAGTTCGGCATCCGCCTGGCCGCCGGACCCCGGTTCGGCGCGGGCGGGGCATTTGAGCAGTATCTGCGGGTGCCGTTTACGCTGCCGCCGGACAAGCTTGAGAAGGCGGTCCGGGCGCTGCGCTCAGCCCAGGACAGGCTCGACGCCGCCCCGCAGCTCCGCCGGACCCTGACAAACGCCCCGGCTGTCGCCATCGCCTGA
- a CDS encoding YitT family protein — protein MLSRRLLQLFVGLAIYGISLAMFIRAGLGLDPWDVFHQGLAGLSGFSIGTVVVAVSFLVLLLWIPLRQKPGFGTLANAVLVGVFADVGLALIPAFSHLGGQIAMLAGAVVLNGIASACYIGARFGPGPRDGLMTGLARRTGWSVRLSRTLIEVVVLGIGWLLGGSVGVGTVVYALAIGPLVQLMLPWFMVPAAVQDGVVAPESVKGAGEPQSLESEPLEPTALRP, from the coding sequence ATGTTATCCCGCAGACTCCTACAGCTTTTTGTCGGCCTGGCCATCTATGGCATCTCTCTGGCCATGTTCATCCGCGCCGGCCTCGGGCTGGACCCTTGGGATGTCTTCCACCAGGGACTGGCCGGTTTGAGCGGGTTCAGTATCGGCACGGTCGTTGTGGCCGTGAGTTTCCTCGTGTTGTTGCTGTGGATTCCGCTGCGGCAGAAGCCCGGTTTCGGAACACTGGCCAACGCTGTCCTGGTGGGGGTGTTCGCCGACGTCGGGCTGGCGCTGATCCCCGCGTTCTCACACCTTGGTGGCCAGATTGCGATGCTCGCCGGGGCCGTGGTCCTCAATGGCATCGCGTCGGCCTGCTACATCGGCGCCCGCTTCGGTCCAGGCCCGCGCGACGGGCTGATGACAGGTCTGGCGCGGCGCACGGGCTGGTCAGTGCGGCTGTCCCGAACCCTGATCGAAGTGGTGGTGCTCGGCATCGGATGGCTGCTGGGCGGATCCGTCGGGGTGGGAACGGTGGTCTATGCCCTGGCCATTGGGCCGCTGGTCCAGCTGATGCTGCCGTGGTTTATGGTTCCGGCCGCAGTCCAGGACGGCGTTGTGGCGCCTGAGTCGGTGAAGGGCGCAGGCGAGCCACAGTCCCTGGAGTCCGAGCCGCTGGAGCCAACCGCCCTTCGCCCTTAG
- a CDS encoding Fpg/Nei family DNA glycosylase — translation MPEGDSVWRAASQLHKALAGQTLTGSDFRVPRFATLNLAGWTMTEVVPRGKHLLMRVEGPDQRKLTIHSHLKMEGAWQVYPPGGRWRKPGFTARCVLRTAVADAVGFSLGIVEVVRTEDEDTIVGHLGPDLLGPDWNPDEAERRIRSAPDVPIGVALLDQRNLAGIGNIYRCETCFLSGVHPASPSSAVADLQTMMNDAKQLLEANLGPGRRVTILNPRGMPVGRMAGRPGYWVYRREHQPCLKCGTPIRRAALGKLNGDEERDIYFCPQCQPLLD, via the coding sequence GTGCCTGAGGGGGACTCAGTCTGGCGCGCCGCATCGCAACTGCACAAGGCGCTGGCAGGGCAAACGCTCACCGGCTCGGATTTCAGGGTGCCCCGTTTTGCCACCCTCAACCTTGCCGGCTGGACCATGACCGAGGTTGTGCCGCGCGGCAAACACCTCCTCATGCGGGTCGAGGGACCTGATCAGCGTAAACTCACCATCCATTCGCACCTGAAAATGGAGGGCGCCTGGCAGGTCTATCCACCCGGCGGACGCTGGCGGAAGCCAGGATTTACGGCACGGTGCGTGCTGCGGACCGCGGTGGCGGACGCCGTCGGATTCTCGTTGGGAATTGTGGAGGTGGTCCGCACCGAAGACGAGGACACGATCGTGGGTCATCTGGGCCCGGACCTGCTCGGTCCGGACTGGAATCCGGACGAAGCGGAACGAAGGATCCGTTCGGCCCCCGACGTCCCCATCGGCGTCGCTCTGCTCGACCAGCGCAACCTCGCGGGCATCGGCAACATCTACCGCTGCGAGACCTGTTTCCTGTCAGGCGTCCATCCGGCGTCACCCAGCTCGGCCGTCGCCGATCTTCAAACGATGATGAACGATGCGAAGCAACTGCTGGAAGCCAACCTCGGCCCGGGCAGGCGGGTCACCATCCTGAACCCGCGCGGGATGCCCGTGGGAAGGATGGCAGGGCGCCCCGGTTACTGGGTGTACCGGCGCGAACACCAACCCTGCCTGAAATGCGGCACACCCATCCGGCGGGCTGCGCTGGGGAAGCTCAACGGCGACGAAGAGCGGGACATCTACTTCTGCCCCCAGTGCCAGCCGCTGCTGGACTAA